A window of the Emys orbicularis isolate rEmyOrb1 chromosome 1, rEmyOrb1.hap1, whole genome shotgun sequence genome harbors these coding sequences:
- the GPR18 gene encoding N-arachidonyl glycine receptor: MNKHNQSQNIMPGNLHPEEYRIASLVFYSFIFIIGLLVNITALWVFSCTTKKRTTITVYMMNVAFLDLIFIFSVPFRITYYAKEAWPFGDIFCRILGAFTVFYPSIALWLLAFISVDRYMAIVQPKHVKELRNTRKALLACIGIWIMTLASTSPLLFLYSDPDKTSNFTTCMKMLDIIHLKEVNMLNFSRLIFFFLIPLFIMIGCYLVIIYHFVHGRTSKLKPKAKERSIKIIVTLIVQVLVCFVPFHICFAFLMLQDEDQSYNPWAAFTTFLMNLSTCLDVILYYIVSKQFQARVISVMLYRNYLRSVRRKSFRSGSLRSLSNINSEMI; the protein is encoded by the coding sequence atgaataaacacAATCAAAGTCAAAACATTATGCCAGGAAACTTGCACCCAGAAGAGTACAGGATTGCATCACTTGTCTTTTATAGTTTTATATTCATAATTGGATTGCTAGTGAACATCACTGCACTATGGGTCTTCAGCTGCACCACCAAGAAAAGAACAACTATAACAGTCTATATGATGAATGTCGCATTCCTTgacttaatttttatattttccgTACCTTTTCGGATAACCTACTATGCAAAAGAAGCTTGGCCATTTGGAGATATATTCTGTCGGATTCTTGGTGCTTTCACTGTGTTTTATCCAAGCATTGCTCTGTGGCTGCTTGCTTTTATAAGTGTTGATAGATATATGGCCATTGTCCAGCCCAAACACGTCAAAGAACTTAGGAATACACGGAAAGCTCTTCTAGCTTGCATTGGTAtctggataatgacccttgcatcGACGTCCCCTTTGCTATTTTTATATTCGGATCCAGATAAAACCTCAAATTTTACTACCTGCATGAAGATGCTCGATATCATCCATCTAAAGGAAGTCAATATGTTAAATTTTTctcgtttgattttttttttcttgattccCCTGTTTATCATGATTGGATGCTATCTAGTCATTATTTACCATTTTGTCCATGGCAGGACTTCCAAACTGAAACCCAAAGCTAAGGAAAGATCCATAAAAATTATAGTTACTCTGATTGTGCAAGTGCTTGTCTGCTTTGTGCCCTTCCACATTTGTTTTGCCTTCCTGATGCTGCAAGACGAAGACCAGAGTTACAATCCATGGGCAGCCTTTACCACCTTTCTCATGAATCTCAGTACGTGCTTAGATGTTATTCTGTACTATATTGTTTCTAAACAATTTCAGGCCAGAGTCATCAGTGTCATGCTTTATCGCAACTATCTTCGAAGCGTGCGAAGGAAGAGTTTTCGATCTGGGAGTTTAAGGTCACTAAGTAATATAAACAGTGAAATGATATAA